In Drosophila yakuba strain Tai18E2 chromosome X, Prin_Dyak_Tai18E2_2.1, whole genome shotgun sequence, a single genomic region encodes these proteins:
- the LOC120321795 gene encoding uncharacterized protein LOC120321795 → MESPRSMIEDAAAGVVPPSSEHCTNAESMNVHDDARPSTSTNHRDSELAREEHFPEVSTQFDAMQRQLRLLQLENEMLKLESARRHNAATSDQNSAATSGHNKATPLIRSSVAKPNQHKDATQDQEVAGGDARSEEAFVNKQTLLAMAKEMIPIFDGASNNKLNVSTWVAQLNAVSKMFKLSDDVIRMLVMSKLKDHAQIWLHSSERLLTLPVQELLFQLGEAFHGKESKIISRRKFQERKWKPSEDFSTYFKEKTLLATQIRIDDEELIDNIIEWIPDSLLRQQAHMHCFNSSAQMLHAFAKVSLRKPLLSPAGRVKVSFDKEPGSAPPKRCFNCNAVGHFAADCRKPKREYGACYACGSKDHLVYNCTERKFVSDNEYNA, encoded by the exons ATGGAAAGCCCAAGGAGCATGATCGAGGACGCCGCCGCTGGAGTGGTGCCGCCAAGCAGCGAACACTGCACCAATGCTGAAAGCATGAATGTTCATGACGACGCCAGGCCCTCAACATCTACCAATCATCGCGATTCGGAGTTGGCACGCGAGGAACATTTTCCAGAAGTTTCTACGCAGTTCGACGCCATGCAGCGTCAACTAAGGCTGCTCCAATTGGAAAACGAAATGTTGAAATTGGAATCTGCTCGACGCCATAACGCTGCCACATCGGATCAAAACAGCGCTGCCACATCGGGTCATAACAAGGCTACCCCACTAATTCGAAGCAGTGTTGCCAAACCAAATCAACACAAGGATGCCACTCAAGATCAAGAAGTCGCTGGCGGAGATGCCAGATCGGAGGAAGcatttgtaaataaacaaacattgcTAGCAATGGCCAAGGAAATGATTCCGATATTCGACGGTGCTTCTAACAACAAACTCAATGTTAGCACATGGGTCGCCCAGCTCAACGCGGtctcaaaaatgtttaagctAAGCGACGATGTAATTCGCATGCTAGTGATGTCCAAATTAAAGGACCATGCTCAAATTTGGTTGCACTCTTCGGAACGTTTGCTGACTTTGCCGGTTCAAGAACTTCTATTTCAACTTGGTGAAGCTTTCCACGGTAAGGAGAGCAAAATAATATCTCGACGCAAGTTTCAAGAGCGCAAGTGGAAACCGTCGGAAGATTTCTCCACATACTTCAAAGAAAAAACGCTGTTGGCTACACAGATTCGAATAGACGATGAGGAGCTAATCGACAACATCATTGAATGGATTCCCGACTCCCTTCTACGACAACAGGCACACAtgcactgttttaattcgTCTGCGCAGATGTTGCACGCATTTGCCAAGGTCTCGTTACGTAAACCGCTACTTTCTCCGGCTGGACGTGTTAAGGTTTCGTTCGATAAGGAACCTGGTTCGGCGCCTCCAAAAAGGTGCTTCAATTGCAATGCTGTTGGGCATTTCGCCGCCGACTGCCGCAAGCCCAAGCGCGAGTATGGAGCCTGCTACGCATGTGGCAGTAAGGATCATCTGGTGTACAACTGCACTGAGAGGAAGTTCGTATCCGACAACGAATAT AATGCCTAA